Proteins encoded in a region of the Dreissena polymorpha isolate Duluth1 chromosome 6, UMN_Dpol_1.0, whole genome shotgun sequence genome:
- the LOC127835644 gene encoding toll-like receptor 3 — translation MSNNNLQNLTSQTKTPFANFSNLMDLNLFNTSINLRLNNTATIDSETFVGLSGIQVLNISHNVDLPLTNKTNEHVFNHLTSLKKLVSYQTTFIYHINHSYPSNLWRNLHSLQEIWIDGFTLEPFSKDFLNMSKVVDLSNNFCSVVKTDFFKGMSNVKRLYLQRNNLYSAVENKKLFHSNVHIEIIDLSVNRISRLHPLLFANQTKMRKINLAYNNLMAFDNKIEFALDILKPKLNELYYQVFTFNDIESGRSINDAVSNAIHGSKVVVFVVSKLCNNDPEWKCAVEMTEIENLK, via the exons ATGTCCAATAACAATCTTCAGAACCTCACGAGCCAAACGAAAACACCATTTGCAAATTTCTCGAATCTGATGGACTTAAACCTGTTTAACACATCAATCAACTTAAGATTGAACAACACCGCAACGATTGACAGCGAAACGTTCGTTGGACTTTCCGGAATACAAGTTCTCAATATTTCGCACAACGTGGACCTACCACTTACAAACAAAACGAATGAGCACGTTTTCAACCATCTGACGTCACTGAAGAAACTCGTTTCGTATCAGACGACTTTTATTTATCACATCAATCATAGCTATCCGAGCAATTTATGGAGAAACCTACATTCCCTCCAAGAAATATGGATTGACGGCTTTACTTTGGAGCCGTTTAGCAAAGATTTTCTTAATATGTCGA AGGTAGTCGACCTAAGTAATAATTTTTGTTCTGTAGTCAAAACGGATTTCTTCAAAGGTATGTCCAACGTGAAGCGTCTGTACCTCCAACGTAATAATCTTTACTCTGCTGTTGAGAATAAGAAATTATTTCACTCAAATGTTCatattgaaattattgatttgtccGTCAATAGAATAAGTAGACTCCATCCACTGCTTTTCGCGAATCAAACTAAAATGAGAAAGATCAACTTGGCTTATAATAATTTGATGGCCTTTGATAACAAGATAG AATTCGCCTTGGACATTTTAAAACCAAAACTCAACGAACTATATTATCAAGTGTTTACCTTTAACGATATTGAATCTGGTCGTTCTATCAATGATGCCGTATCAAATGCCATTCATGGCAGTAAGGTTGTTGTGTTCGTCGTGTCTAAATTATGCAACAATGACCCGGAGTGGAAATGTGCAGTGGAAATGACTGAAATAGA GAATCTTAAATGA